A region of Mesoplodon densirostris isolate mMesDen1 chromosome 11, mMesDen1 primary haplotype, whole genome shotgun sequence DNA encodes the following proteins:
- the PTGES3 gene encoding prostaglandin E synthase 3: MQPASAKWYDRRDYVFIEFCVEDSKDVNVNFEKSKLTFSCLGGSDNFKHLNEIDLFHCIDPNDSKHKRTDRSILCCLRKGESGQSWPRLTKERAKLNWLSVDFNNWKDWEDDSDEDMSNFDRFSEMMNNMGGDEDVDLPEVDGADDDSQDSDDEKMPDLE, encoded by the exons GCAGCCTGCTTCTGCAAAGTGGTACGATCGAAGGGACTATGTCTTCATTGAATTTTGTGTTGAAGACAGTAAAGATGTTaatgtaaattttgaaaaatccaaACTTACATTCAG ttgtcttggaggaagtgataattttaaacatttaaatgaaaTTGATCTTTTTCACTGTATTGATCCAAAT gatTCGAAGCATAAAAGAACGGACAGATCAATTTTATGTTGTTTACGAAAAGGAGAGTCTGGCCAGTCATGGCCAAGGTTAACAAAAGAAAGGGCAAAG CTTAATTGGCTTAGTGTGGACTTCAATAATTGGAAAGACTGGGAAGATGATTCAGATGAAGACATGTCTAATTTTGATCGTTTCTCTGAG ATGATGAACAACATGGGTGGTGATGAGGATGTAGATTTACCAGAAGTAGATGGAGCAGATGAT GATTCACAAGACAGTGATGATGAAA aAATGCCAGATCTGGAGTAA